The DNA segment CATATGTGTGTTAACACTAACTTATTTTGATGTTGCCTTTTTCTCCTAAAGAGCAAACTAAAAGAATAAAGGGCCCTAATTCAGCATTTCTCACAAAATGCTCATTTCATACAATGTGCtacataaagcaaaacaaatgctTTATGTGGGAGATTTATGGGGGAGATGGTCAAATAAGACAGAAATACTAAGTAAAAATTGTAAAAGGCTTCTGCAAGACTTCTCATCACTTTAGTAAATATTATGCCTTGTGAATTTCAAAAGGGGAGCAGGGGATGCAGGTCATTCTTCTCAACTGATGTGGTCCTCCTTAGATCTTTCCACACTAAGTTTGTGAATAGATGAGCTCATATTTAAATGAACTGCTATctaaagataatgaaaataaacatatttgtagTCTCACTATTAACATTTGTCAAAAATCTACACATTGAGTCAAGAATTTACAGACATTAGGTCTGagttaagatattttttaaaagtacttgcTTGAGTCATCCACATGTACCCAGAAGTTACCCAGATTCAAGAATTATGAGCAGAtgacctaaaaaacaaaaattctatcTCTTTTTTGTCACTGGCTAATGCCCAATTCAATGGCATGGATCCTGTAGCTACTCAAAAGGAAGGGTAATTCAGAAGGAACAGCAACAAATAAATTTGTCAAATCAGTCAGGTAAGTCTAAGGTACCAATACACTAAATTTCTCTGCAAGGCCTATATCctactttgttattttttcctctacATTACCTCtacattacttataataccttacacaatgtaaatgctataaaagaattattatactttattttttaaaatttgtatttttttgttgttgcttttttaaagactattttccATCGCAGTTGCTTGAATCTCTGGATACAGAGGGTCGACtgcaaatggaaatattttagttttattctccaaacaaaaattatttatttcatcttatttatCTTCCATTTTTGTCAAATGAAAAAGTAAGAGTAAAGAGGCAGACACTAAAAACAAGAATAAGTAGTAACAACGTAAAGTCACAAGTAACCACTGGAAACAGTCACATTTAACACTGACTGACTTACGGGTTTATACTGCAGGAAAGAATATCTGTGttatttgtttcattcattcaacaagtattttacTGAGCACCCATGATGTGCCAAGAACTGTGCTCAGCACCTATAGGCTTCTTAAAAAGTACAGAACATAGCCCCTGCCCTCTAAGAGCTTACAATCTATTACTTGTTGgaaaattaaagcaaattaaGAAACCATAAAACAAGTCAATAACTAGGTGCCAAAATAAGTGAAACGGTAAGAGTTATGGGTagattacatatattttctttaataatctgAAGGGGAGGTATATGTTGGCAAAAGTCATTTTTGAGAAACTTTTGGAGAAGGCAGGACTTGAAATAGTACAACAGAGGTAAGCAAACTTCATGGTGATACTGAGCTGGGGGCAGGAGGGTAAGAAGAACAGCCTAAGTTTGAAGTTGTGAACTAATATAATCACTCAAGACACCGTGAAAAGACCAGCCTAAGTTCAAATTAGGGAGTGTAAAGACATGCAGCCTTGAATCCTGCTTTGACATGTACTATGGGAGGTTCTTTAAAGTTAAGCTGTGGAATTTAGATACTATGTTATAGGCACTGAAAGTACTGGAGATTCTTGGGCAAGGAGATAACACATTGAAATCTAAAATTTGTGGGGGCAGGGGGGCATCCTTGAAGCAAGAAAACCAACTCAACTCAAAAACTGTTGAATAACCTAGGCATGGGAGAGTGACGACTTGGGCTCATGTGGTAGCaggaactgaaataaaataagatctATTAGAGCCAGCCTTACTCAATATAGGAGCAAGAAAATCAAACTCATTTGTAAAAAGCaattattcatttatcagtttactgaccaaagaccaaaaaaaaaaagcactgaataaataaaattagggaGGCATTACTAAAggaattttctgttcttttatttccATATCATCCCATAAAATCTGATATCTACTCTTATCAAATGATCTGAACTGAATCATAGGCTGTTAGAGCTGAAAGGGACCTTAACTCAATTACTCTACTCTTCTCACTGATAGAGGAAAATAAAGACTcaaaatagggagaaaaaaaaagagccagctAGCATGACTCTGGGGCAAAGGCATAATCATCTGTGATAAAGATGGCAGGACCTGCATGTCCTTTGTGTAGAAAAcacaaaagacatgaaaacagCATTTACTATGGACACTGAGGAAGAAGACAGCCTCACACATAATTTTATTGATAGAAATCTCTacagaaaatctttatttttttgagatagggtctcactttgtcacccaggatggagtgcagggcgtgatcttggctcactgcagcctcgacctcccaggttcaagcaatccttctgcctcagccccctaagtagccgGGACGAcagacgcacgccaccacacccagcttatttttaaatagtttttgtagagatggggtttcaccatgttgcccaggctggtctccaactcctgagctcaagcgatgcacccgcctcggcctcccaatgggAAATTTTTGAGTACTGCCATCCAGCAGGGAaaattctttatctttctttactAACATTTAACCAGTGATCCTCAAAGCATCTTAAATCACATATTATTTAACGCTTAAACAACCTGTAAGGTCCCTTTCAGCTATAAGAACCTATAACTCTAAAAGTATGACTTTCCTATAAAGTTATATAGAATAAGAGGCAAATTTAATCTACAAGatagaaaattgaaataaacCTGAAAGAATATTAAGCTCAATTTGataatcatcaaatatttattactacTAAGAGTCAGCCTAAATGCATGAGATGGCACTCTAGGTCATCtcatgaattaagaaaaaaaaaatttgaacacaCCATTTCTTTAAGCTAAATAGCTTGATGCATTTGAGAAATTATGAACCCTGGCTTCCGTACATCATTGTGCTACCCAGTCTGCATATTATTTTACAAACAAGTTTTACAGTTTCATGTCATATTGGTAACATTCCAAAGACCACAATTATTTGGCAAGTAAGACTGCCACCAATTTTAGTCTTTAGCTAGTCCCAGCATGAGATGTTCATGCAAACCAGTCAACACATGAAGGTTTTTATAACCTTCAGTCCCAAAGTCTAAAGAATTTGTGAACTGACTTTTTTAAATTGCATGGCAGAACCCTCCCAACTGTCACTACTGTGAATGATACAGACAGACATCCTGCTTCTTCTCAATTATCTTCTGACCACTTATTCCTCCTGAGTACTTCCAAGAGTGGCAGAAGAAATAATGCAGGAAAAAGGATCAATTGTCCTATTTATTATcacctttaatttttaaagcaatgtttACAGAGTTTCAAATACGATTTCTGATTTGAGAATTCAAATTATCCATGCTCTCCCAGTCTGTTATAAAGCTAAAACAAGAATTTGTTTTACCAAGATTTGGGACCCATATTTGTTAGTGAAATATTAAGGGGATAAAAGGGAATTATATAATTCTGACAAAAACAGCGGAGATTCTTTTGGGACTTTCAGAGCATAACTCCtactaaaacatttatttattatactaacaggagccttcagagggagaaGAATTCTAAACATCTAAATAATTAGGTCTACTTAAAGGCACATGGCATATATTAGCCTaggaaaaagtagaagaaaaccacaccaaaaaaatcagttatttgaATGGATGTGTACCAAGTAGCAAGTAAACTTACTAGAAAGATGGTCACTGATACAGCTAAAGAGAAAGGGCCATAAAGCAAACTGTGACCAGCTTATGTCAATGAGATACATGAAAgtacttctaaaaaataaaatctgcattttttttttaactagaaataTGACTAGCTGGTATCTTGGTTTTGGTAGTGCAATAGCACCATTACAGCAAGGGTAAGCAGGTCAATCCCTTGCAAAACTTACCTTGATTGGCCCAATGGAAACAGAAGGCCCCAGAAAAGAGAGAAGCATCTGGCAGTagcaaattgttttattttatctttctgtggaaagaaactaattttaaataagaaccagagcatttaaagaataaatatttttaaagctcattATCTAGTTAGAGCAGCTCTACCAAGAAAACAAGAAGAGCTCCTTGCTGCTTAGagatggaaagaaacagaagaggaaTCAAAGTTGTTTCTCCATCACCtagagagttttaaaatttgtgttattCTAGAGTAACAGAATAAAAGGCTCTTTTATTTAAAGAACTCCTGCAAGCAGAATCTTTTGGGGCTGGTGCCTTTGaataaaggttttgttttgttttttttaacaaaattaagggcaatattccaaattaaaaaaaaaaaaagaggaaaatcacTGGACATTAAGCCCTTCTACTCTTAAGGTTAAGTAAAAAGAGACAGACACATAGCAAGCTCCTTTTCCCACTGCAATTTCACCAATAACTTTAACCATGAAAGCTTAAACAATTATCAAACAGTACTAATTAGCAAAAGATCACATGAAATTGGcttccaaaatattttgttaGCCTAAATTTTTGATGATTTATGGAAATACTCAAATGGAAATAACCCAGCCACCTAAAGATCTATTATAGAACTTAACATGAAGCACAAAATTACTCATGGTAACTGAACCTGTTACCTTTCTTGGATGCTTCTCTAGAAACTCAGTTCTACCGAAATCACTGAATCAGCATTAAAACCTTTTGATCCAAATCACTCCTACAAAATGTCCATTTACAATTTATGCTAGAGATGGAAGGGACAGCTCATAAGCAGGAGTGTAGAAGCaacaagcattaaaaaaaaatagtgtaagTGGAAAATGAACTACCTATTGGCACTGTCCTATGAAGAATCAGAATTATAGAGCACAAACTCCCCaccctccctcaccctcctccaacACACAAAGAGGAAGATATTTCAGGAATAAAATTCGCTCTAAACCAAAACAATAGCTATTTTCAGATTCTATTTATTTACATGGTCTACCAAAATCAGTTATGTTGCTGTATCAGATAATATTTACTCTTAGACCATCAACTTCAATTGGCATTCTtgaaaaaataatcattaaaaataaaagcctggATCCAcactttacttttaaataataaagaaaaagattcttAGTTTTGAGGTCATCAGTAAATTTCTCAGAagactttttcattatttaaatttctcAGAAGACTTTTCCATTATTCAAATTTCCGTTACAAACATGATTTAACATTTGGCTTATTTGAAATTATTCGGGCATAAACTAATCATTAAACAGCTATAACTACTGACCTAGATTTTGAAATCTTGATAGAATACCTgaggcaaaaacaaataaataaatgcaaaataaaacaaaaacagtcttACTTGTCCCATTGGTGGCCCTCCCATAGGGGGCATCATCTGCGGCATCATTCCATGAGGTACAGGAGGCATATTCGCTCTCTGACCCATAGGGTGCATTCCCATTGGGGCATAATGCATGCCAGGGTGCCCCATCTGAAAAAcagtgaacatttttaaatgagcaaataatACTAAATGCTTCTCAAAAATCTCATTTCAACAGATCAGTTATCTGAAGCGACATAATATTAAGCTTATGTGTAATAACATCATTGGATTAGTCTATACCTTGTTTCAAACAAAACGCATTCTGCTAGTATTTAAAACGAGCTTGCAAATTCCgtaaaaaaatgggaaaagttaAGATGAATCCTGGACCGCTGGATCATAGgttttctctctctattttttaagCACTGACTTAACCAGCTACTAATTGGCTTGCTAAGCTTGGAGGATACACATTgaatactaattttaaaactgttatGGTGAAAACAACAACTCTCCTATTTCATGCAGATATAAAAGATAGCCAGCTATTGTTATTTTATAACACTActgattttaaactttaaaatgctcTATCCAATTAACTCAGGTGAGAGTCGGTCTTATAAAACACAAACAGTATGGCTACCCAGGCACAATTCACTCCTAACAAACTTATTTCCTAACATTACCTTTAAGACAGGTAAAATTCCTTCTgccaaaaatacattttcaaagacTGAGGTTCTGTCACTCACGGACACTAAATGCAAACAACTAATTCATCCTTTTTAACgcagtttaaaaagacaactaCTTTCTTCACCGATGAGTCCATTGTtctatgttttaaattaaaaccacCTAATTATCTCCTGCCAATTGTCCCAACAGTTCCCCCTGCAGACCACCCCGACgactaatgaaaacaaattttggcAGCCGCTGTTAAAGTCTTACAGTATCAAgcccctgcctccccctcccagctAAAATCGGGCCTAAAGCTCCAAGACGCTCACCCCGCCCAAGAGCCAGCACCTTCACCACGCATCTGTCTAGGCCAAGCCCACGGGGAACTTCCAGGGTCTCACATCCTTCTCTTTGTGCATTTCCACCCTCCACTTCTCTCCCTCAGAACATATCCCACCATCTCGAGTTCTTCCTTCGTCCACTCTTATCTTCTTCTCCTTTCGGAGAAAGCTTCCTGTTTCTCACTCCGTTTTTCATTGTGCCGCCTTCCCCCTGCCCCACTGATCCCTTACCGAGGGCCGTCTCCTCAGGAAGCCGTCAGCAGAGACCCAAGAGCCGGAGCAGAGGCTTGAGCCGGACAATCTCCGCTCCCCGTCCCCAGGACCCTGCGAGGGAGGATGGCTCTCCATTTCACTCACCATGAGGCCTCCACGCTCAGCTCCCGTCCCCGGCCTCATCGTCGGGCTCAGACTGCTCCGCCGGCGGCCACTGCCGCTACACATACCAACAAGAAGCGATCTGAGTGGCTGGCGCCCACTGGGGCTAAAGGTTAAAGGCTGCCCTGCGCTACGGGGCGGGATCAGCGGGGCCAACAGGCTGACGGGCTTCCCCGCTGTCCAATCAGAATGCGCCGCCGACACGCAGCTCTGCGGCGATTcgcccccagcctcagcctcactcGGCGTCGCCTgcatggggtgggggggaggaggACGGAGGAAGTTTCTGCGCCGAGTCCTCCGTCGGGAAAACTCTACCAACTTCCCCAGGGGAAAGGAAGACAACAGTGTCCCAGCTTCCCGAGCTTAGACCGCCTCACCCCGTAGGGGGTGGGGCAGTGGGGGTCTGCCACCTTCACCCTCCCCGTCCGAGTTACGTACGCCCCACAAACCTGAGGCCGCCAGGAGTAGGGTGGAGGGGGCGGGGGTAAGCAGCTTCTAGTGTTAGCGGTGGCTGGGACCGAATGCGCGCGCGCGGTGCTCGAGGcggaggggagggggcggggaagGCGAAAGGAGGGGTTCGGAGGAGAGGGTTCGATCTCCGTACGCACCAGGTGGAGAGCGCGCGCCTGGGCGGAGGGCGAAGGAGGCGTGTCGAGTAGCGTGAGGGAAGTTGTGGTACGGGTGGGGAGAACCACACTAAAGGGAGATGGGGGTGAGCAGTTAAGGAACCGCGAGACCGCCAGGTAGAGAGCTGCCCTTAATGAGGGAACCTGGAGAAGAGTGTGAGCGTAgtggggaagaagggagaagacaAATAGGTTCGGGAATGTGTCTCCGAGGGCGCGAGCGGGCGCTAGGACCCGGCGTCGAAAAGATGCGGCTTTCGGGCTGTCGGGGCGCGCGCTCCCGTTGGTGACGCGGGGGTGGCGGAGGTCTCCGGCCGGGACGAAGCCCCGCAGGGAGTGGATACTCGACAGCCTTCGGCCTCCGCCCGCTTCTCCCTGCGCGCTTTCCTGCTCCCCTTTCCGGCTACAGCCCTGGGGTCGAACTCTGGTCGAAGCGCATTCCGCCTCTCCTTTGGCCCTACGGCTTCGTTTGCAACCCGCCGCCCACCCTTGCTCTCCGTGGTTTACCCCTGGGCTCTGAGGCCTGGTGGTAGCGGCCACTGCCGCGGATTGGCTGTTGCGGACCCGGGGCGGGGCAGGTGGGAGAGGCTCGTTCTCCGCGGGTTTCGTTGTGTTTCGCGCCATGTCGTTTGCTGAGAGCGGGTGGCGGTCGGCTCTGCGGCGCCGCGGTCCCGGCACCCCGGGCCCTGTGGCTCGGCCATCGTATTCCTCCTTTACTCAGGGGGACAGCTGGGGTGAAGGCGAAGTCGACGAGGAGGAGGGATGCGACCAAGTGGCCCGCGACCTGCGGGCGGAGTTCTCGGCTGGGGCGTGGTCAGAGCCCAGAAAGCGCTCGGTGCTCCCGCCGGACGGGGACGGGTCGCCCGTTCTGCCCGATAAGCGCAATGGTATCTTTCTCGCGGCCGCGGGCAGCAGAGCCCAGCCTCGGCGGTGGCCGGTCCAGGTCCTCTCTATTCTCTGCTCGCTGCTCTTCGCCATCCTTCTCGCCTTCCTCCTCGCCATCGCCTACTTGATCGTTAAAGGTATTGAAGCCGAGGCCTTGAAAGTCTGTCCAGAGTAAAGTTGAGCCAGGGTGTGGCTCTCGCCTCCACCCATCTCCCTTTCCCTCGCGCTAAGCCCGCAGGCTGGCAGCTGCTTTCACCCAGAGTCCTCATTTGCATCTTACTTTGCTCTCCCGCCCTTTGCCTTTTCTAAGTGGAGCGTCCTGATCCATGATCAGGAgacgtatttttaaaaaggatcgtTTGATTAAATAGGTACTCTTGAAGAAATATCTTCAAGTCCTTGAACACGGGGGATGAAATAT comes from the Pan troglodytes isolate AG18354 chromosome 13, NHGRI_mPanTro3-v2.0_pri, whole genome shotgun sequence genome and includes:
- the ARL6IP6 gene encoding ADP-ribosylation factor-like protein 6-interacting protein 6 isoform X1 codes for the protein MSFAESGWRSALRRRGPGTPGPVARPSYSSFTQGDSWGEGEVDEEEGCDQVARDLRAEFSAGAWSEPRKRSVLPPDGDGSPVLPDKRNGIFLAAAGSRAQPRRWPVQVLSILCSLLFAILLAFLLAIAYLIVKELHAENLKNEDDVDTGLLGFWTLLIISLTAGFSCCSFSWTVTYFDSFEPGMFPPTPLSPARFKVLLCCPRPKCRVAQSWLTAASTAWTQTTFLPPPPKLLGLQETDWTFFPHGL
- the ARL6IP6 gene encoding ADP-ribosylation factor-like protein 6-interacting protein 6 isoform X2, whose protein sequence is MSFAESGWRSALRRRGPGTPGPVARPSYSSFTQGDSWGEGEVDEEEGCDQVARDLRAEFSAGAWSEPRKRSVLPPDGDGSPVLPDKRNGIFLAAAGSRAQPRRWPVQVLSILCSLLFAILLAFLLAIAYLIVKELHAENLKNEDDVDTGLLGFWTLLIISLTAGFSCCSFSWTVTYFDSFEPGMFPPTPLSPARFKKLTGHSFHMGYSMAILNGIVAALTVAWCLM